One region of Mycolicibacterium insubricum genomic DNA includes:
- a CDS encoding CHAP domain-containing protein, protein MFHGSSSSTTTARRRRLLRGLAAGLAATLAVPALALAAPANAATGTAKVKTQRMTDATLKSTQHGWYEAGQKLTLVCSKRGQSIKGYFSFNLPNGGWDNLWYRTSDGHYVGDVDIDTGTFNAVAPDCSKVDNPAPANTPAPVAATNGRPKGQTLGSNPYAAGYAGYCTYGAQEFVKRNAGYYLNETRHAMYWDDDARARGWKVVLDAEPRSVVVFEPSVVGGVGHVAWVNSVDKRSDGRYINITEMNYGAGGTEANGYRTKGFNKENNRIVKDVPGMSYILIP, encoded by the coding sequence ATGTTCCACGGCTCATCGTCTTCGACCACCACCGCACGACGGAGGCGGCTGCTGCGCGGCCTAGCCGCCGGCCTGGCGGCCACCCTCGCCGTTCCGGCCCTGGCCCTGGCCGCCCCAGCCAATGCTGCCACCGGCACCGCCAAGGTCAAGACGCAGCGGATGACCGACGCCACGCTGAAGTCCACCCAGCACGGCTGGTACGAGGCGGGTCAGAAGCTGACCCTGGTCTGCTCCAAGCGCGGCCAGTCCATCAAGGGCTATTTCAGCTTCAACCTGCCCAACGGCGGGTGGGACAACCTCTGGTACCGGACCTCCGACGGTCACTACGTCGGCGACGTCGACATCGATACCGGCACGTTCAACGCGGTCGCACCGGATTGCTCCAAGGTCGACAACCCGGCACCGGCCAACACGCCGGCACCGGTGGCCGCAACGAACGGCCGTCCGAAGGGACAGACCTTGGGCAGCAACCCGTATGCAGCGGGCTATGCCGGCTACTGCACCTACGGTGCCCAGGAGTTCGTCAAGAGAAATGCGGGTTACTACCTCAACGAGACGCGCCATGCCATGTATTGGGACGATGACGCCCGCGCCCGCGGTTGGAAGGTCGTCCTCGACGCCGAGCCGCGATCCGTCGTCGTGTTCGAGCCGTCGGTCGTGGGCGGTGTGGGCCACGTGGCCTGGGTCAACAGCGTCGACAAGCGCTCCGATGGCCGCTACATCAACATCACCGAGATGAATTACGGCGCCGGCGGAACCGAGGCAAACGGGTACAGAACCAAGGGCTTCAACAAGGAGAACAACCGGATTGTCAAGGACGTACCCGGAATGAGCTACATCCTGATCCCCTGA
- a CDS encoding M23 family metallopeptidase, protein MFDRSSISTATTARRPHLLRSVTAGLAAALAVPALVLAAPANAETGTVKVKTQKMTDSTLKSTQKGWYSVGDKLNLVCHKRGQSVQGYFSRYLPNGGWDNLWYRTADGHYVADVDIETGTQNALGPECSALDNPAPTSNAAPAPTAGGSLRLPLNNVAQGRGFGGSGHNGIDYPTPVGTPVYAAADGTVTFAGDGRNNSWMGWQAGNCILLKHSDKYTGYAHLNNGGIKVSNGQAVKKGQLIGYTGSTGNSTGPHLHFEVLPLRPDFKNGYAGRVDPAKYFG, encoded by the coding sequence GTGTTCGATCGGTCATCCATCTCGACGGCAACGACGGCCCGACGGCCTCACCTGCTGCGCAGCGTCACCGCCGGCTTGGCCGCAGCCCTGGCCGTGCCCGCCCTGGTTCTGGCCGCGCCGGCCAATGCCGAGACCGGCACCGTCAAGGTCAAGACGCAGAAGATGACCGATTCGACGCTGAAGTCCACCCAGAAGGGCTGGTACAGCGTTGGCGACAAGCTCAACCTCGTCTGCCACAAGCGCGGCCAGTCCGTCCAGGGGTACTTCAGCCGCTACCTGCCCAACGGCGGGTGGGACAACCTCTGGTACCGAACCGCCGATGGGCACTACGTCGCCGACGTCGATATCGAGACCGGCACCCAGAACGCGCTGGGCCCGGAGTGCTCCGCGCTCGACAACCCCGCACCGACGAGCAACGCCGCGCCGGCTCCGACGGCGGGCGGCAGCCTGCGGCTTCCTCTCAATAATGTGGCGCAGGGCCGCGGGTTCGGCGGAAGCGGGCACAACGGCATCGACTACCCGACGCCGGTCGGCACCCCGGTGTACGCCGCCGCCGATGGGACGGTGACGTTCGCAGGAGACGGCCGAAACAACAGCTGGATGGGCTGGCAGGCCGGGAACTGCATCCTGCTGAAGCACTCCGACAAATACACCGGGTACGCACATCTGAACAATGGTGGAATCAAAGTCTCCAACGGTCAGGCCGTGAAGAAGGGGCAGTTGATCGGCTACACCGGCAGCACCGGAAATTCGACGGGCCCGCATCTGCACTTCGAAGTCCTGCCGCTCAGGCCGGACTTCAAGAACGGGTACGCCGGCCGGGTCGACCCGGCGAAGTACTTCGGCTGA
- the ffh gene encoding signal recognition particle protein → MFESLSDRLTGALAGLRGKGRLTDADIDATAREIRLALLEADVSLPVVREFIARVKERSKGAEVSGALNPAQQVVKIVNDELIGILGGQTRQLAFAKTPPTVIMLAGLQGAGKTTLAGKLAKWLKSQGHNPLLVACDLQRPGAVNQLQIVGERAGVTVFAPHPGTAPEAVEIDGAGPGDPVAVAAAGLAEAKAKHFDVVIVDTAGRLGIDDVLMAQAAAIRDAVSPDETLFVLDAMIGQDAVATAEAFGAGVGFTGVVLTKLDGDARGGAALSVREVTGVPILFASTGEKLEDFDVFHPDRMASRILGMGDVLTLIEQAEQVFDAQQAEEAAAKIGSGEFTLEDFLDQMLAIRKMGPIGNLLGMLPGAGQMKDALAAVDDSQLDRVQAIIRGMTPAERADPKIINASRRLRIANGSGVTVTEVNQLVDRFFEARKMMTQMVGGLGIPGISRKSNKNRKAAKGKSKGKGKGRGPTPPKARSPFGPGMPAGFPDLSQMPPGLDELPPGLAGFDLSKLKFPGQK, encoded by the coding sequence GTGTTTGAATCCCTCTCCGACCGGTTGACCGGTGCGCTGGCCGGGCTGCGCGGCAAGGGTCGGCTGACCGACGCCGATATCGATGCCACCGCCCGCGAGATCCGGCTGGCGCTGCTGGAAGCCGACGTCTCGTTGCCCGTCGTCCGCGAGTTCATTGCCCGGGTCAAGGAACGGTCCAAGGGCGCTGAGGTCTCCGGCGCGCTCAACCCAGCCCAGCAGGTCGTCAAGATCGTCAACGACGAGCTGATCGGGATCCTCGGCGGACAGACCCGCCAGCTCGCCTTCGCCAAGACCCCACCGACGGTCATCATGCTGGCCGGTCTGCAGGGTGCCGGTAAGACCACGCTGGCGGGCAAGCTGGCCAAATGGCTCAAGAGCCAGGGCCACAACCCGCTGCTGGTGGCGTGTGACCTGCAGCGCCCGGGCGCGGTCAACCAGCTGCAGATCGTCGGCGAACGCGCCGGGGTCACGGTGTTCGCGCCGCATCCCGGCACCGCGCCCGAGGCCGTCGAAATCGACGGCGCCGGCCCCGGTGACCCGGTCGCCGTCGCCGCCGCGGGCCTGGCCGAGGCCAAGGCCAAGCACTTCGACGTCGTCATCGTCGACACCGCCGGCCGACTGGGCATCGATGACGTGCTGATGGCCCAGGCCGCGGCCATCCGCGACGCCGTGTCACCCGACGAGACGCTGTTCGTCCTCGACGCCATGATCGGCCAGGACGCGGTGGCCACCGCCGAGGCGTTCGGCGCCGGTGTCGGCTTCACCGGTGTTGTGCTGACCAAGCTCGACGGCGACGCCCGCGGTGGTGCGGCGCTGTCGGTGCGCGAGGTCACCGGCGTGCCGATCCTGTTCGCCTCCACCGGCGAGAAGCTGGAAGATTTCGACGTCTTCCACCCCGACCGGATGGCGTCGCGCATCCTGGGCATGGGCGACGTGCTCACCCTGATCGAACAGGCCGAGCAGGTCTTCGACGCGCAGCAGGCCGAGGAGGCCGCCGCCAAGATCGGCAGCGGCGAGTTCACCCTGGAAGACTTCCTCGATCAGATGCTGGCCATCCGCAAGATGGGCCCGATCGGCAACCTGCTCGGCATGCTGCCCGGCGCCGGTCAGATGAAGGACGCGCTGGCCGCCGTCGACGACAGCCAGCTCGATCGGGTGCAGGCCATCATCCGCGGCATGACCCCCGCCGAGCGGGCCGATCCGAAGATCATCAACGCGTCGCGCCGGCTGCGCATCGCCAACGGCTCCGGGGTCACCGTCACCGAGGTAAATCAGCTGGTGGACCGGTTCTTCGAGGCCCGCAAGATGATGACCCAGATGGTCGGCGGACTCGGGATTCCCGGTATCAGCCGCAAGTCGAACAAGAACCGCAAAGCCGCCAAGGGCAAGAGCAAAGGCAAGGGGAAGGGCCGCGGCCCGACGCCGCCCAAGGCCCGCAGCCCGTTCGGCCCCGGCATGCCGGCCGGTTTCCCGGACCTGTCGCAGATGCCGCCGGGTCTGGATGAATTACCTCCCGGGCTGGCCGGTTTCGACCTGTCGAAGCTGAAATTCCCCGGACAGAAATAG